In Vibrio diazotrophicus, the following proteins share a genomic window:
- a CDS encoding O-acetylhomoserine aminocarboxypropyltransferase/cysteine synthase family protein: MRDETLAIHFGYETDPTTKSVATPIYQTVAYEFDNAQHGADLFNLAVAGNIYTRIMNPTNDVLEKRMAALEGGIAGLAVSAGSAAIHYAILTLAQAGDNIVSTPQLYGGTYTLFAHMFPNMGIEVRFAKDDRPESLAALIDEKTKAVYCESIGNPAGNIVDLERVAELAHAQGVPVIVDNTVASPAVCKPIEFGADIVVHSLTKYVGGHGTTLGGMIVDSGKFPWTEHKERFPTLNSPEPSYHDVVYTEAFGPAAFIGRARTVPLRNTGSAMSPMNAFMLMQGLETLSLRMERHCENALKVAQYLQNHDKVSWVSYAGLEDSQFYPLAQKYMKGKPSGILSFGLKDGYDAGVRFYDALKIFKRLVNIGDAKSLACHPASTTHRQLSEAEQKQAGVSPEMIRLSVGIEHIDDILEDLEQALNA, encoded by the coding sequence ATGAGAGACGAGACTTTAGCTATACATTTCGGCTACGAGACCGATCCCACCACTAAATCTGTGGCAACACCTATATATCAAACAGTCGCCTACGAGTTTGATAATGCTCAGCACGGCGCTGACCTGTTTAACCTCGCCGTCGCGGGTAACATCTATACTCGCATCATGAACCCAACTAATGATGTACTAGAAAAGCGGATGGCTGCATTAGAAGGTGGCATTGCAGGTCTGGCTGTTAGTGCAGGAAGCGCCGCGATTCATTACGCAATTCTAACTTTGGCTCAAGCTGGCGATAATATTGTTTCCACACCGCAACTCTATGGTGGTACTTACACTTTGTTTGCCCACATGTTCCCTAACATGGGCATTGAAGTACGCTTTGCCAAAGATGACCGTCCTGAAAGCCTAGCGGCATTGATTGATGAAAAAACCAAGGCCGTTTATTGTGAATCTATTGGTAACCCAGCAGGTAATATTGTTGATTTAGAACGAGTGGCTGAGCTCGCACACGCGCAAGGGGTTCCAGTTATTGTAGATAACACCGTTGCTTCACCAGCAGTATGTAAACCGATTGAGTTTGGTGCAGATATCGTGGTGCATTCATTAACCAAGTATGTAGGTGGTCATGGCACTACCCTCGGTGGAATGATCGTTGATTCAGGTAAGTTTCCTTGGACTGAACACAAAGAACGCTTCCCAACCTTAAACAGCCCTGAACCGTCATATCATGATGTGGTTTATACTGAAGCTTTCGGACCTGCTGCATTTATTGGTCGTGCTCGTACCGTACCACTTCGCAACACCGGTTCTGCCATGTCACCAATGAACGCATTTATGCTGATGCAAGGTTTGGAAACTTTATCACTGCGCATGGAACGTCATTGTGAAAACGCCCTCAAAGTCGCTCAGTATCTGCAAAACCACGACAAAGTGAGTTGGGTGAGCTATGCAGGGTTAGAAGACTCACAATTCTATCCACTTGCCCAGAAATACATGAAAGGCAAACCTTCCGGAATTTTATCTTTCGGCCTTAAGGATGGATACGACGCCGGTGTTCGCTTCTACGATGCTCTGAAGATATTTAAACGTTTAGTGAACATCGGTGATGCAAAATCACTGGCTTGTCATCCTGCCTCAACGACACACCGTCAGCTATCTGAAGCAGAACAGAAACAAGCAGGCGTTTCTCCAGAAATGATTCGTCTGTCGGTCGGCATTGAGCACATTGATGACATTCTTGAAGATTTGGAACAAGCGTTAAACGCTTAA
- a CDS encoding DUF2780 domain-containing protein: MKKSIIVTVLASTIFTAPSYAFLSKLSESNDLSSMVSSTLSQTESNSALLTQITSQIPVSDTQAAGGVGSLLALAQNQLSDANSSELETLLPGLNQLTSLSESSSAIAKIADMEAVNNVFNKLGLDSSMVSQFAPQVLQYLTSQGASSDLLGSLSSLWQ, encoded by the coding sequence ATGAAAAAATCCATCATAGTCACTGTGCTTGCTAGCACCATTTTTACCGCTCCTAGCTATGCATTCTTGAGCAAACTCAGTGAAAGTAACGATCTCTCAAGTATGGTTAGCAGTACTTTATCTCAAACAGAATCTAACTCTGCTTTACTGACACAAATTACCAGTCAGATTCCTGTTTCTGATACACAAGCAGCCGGAGGTGTTGGTAGCTTATTGGCTCTTGCTCAAAACCAACTTTCGGACGCTAACAGCTCTGAACTTGAAACCTTATTGCCCGGGCTAAATCAACTGACCAGCCTGTCTGAATCAAGCAGTGCAATAGCCAAAATTGCCGATATGGAAGCGGTGAATAATGTGTTCAATAAACTTGGATTAGATTCCAGTATGGTTTCCCAATTTGCTCCGCAGGTCTTGCAGTACTTAACCAGCCAAGGCGCATCTTCAGATTTGTTGGGTTCACTAAGCTCTTTGTGGCAATAA
- a CDS encoding FKBP-type peptidyl-prolyl cis-trans isomerase, producing the protein MSEVKFETVEQKASYGIGLQMGQQLAGSGLEGLNVDAIAAGIATALVGDMPAIEVDEINKALQAMHTRAEEARQEAAKVAAAEGETFLQDNALRSEVTVLDSGLQYEVITEGTGEIPSADKSVRVHYHGELVDGTVFDSSVSRGQPAEFPVTGVIKGWVEALQLMPVGSKWKLYIPHDLAYGERGAGAAIPPFAALVFEVELLAIL; encoded by the coding sequence ATGTCTGAAGTTAAATTTGAAACCGTTGAGCAGAAAGCTAGCTACGGTATCGGTCTACAAATGGGCCAGCAACTAGCAGGTAGTGGCCTTGAAGGTCTTAACGTTGACGCTATTGCTGCTGGTATCGCAACAGCGCTAGTTGGCGACATGCCAGCTATCGAAGTAGACGAAATCAACAAAGCTCTACAAGCGATGCACACTCGTGCAGAAGAAGCTCGCCAAGAAGCGGCTAAAGTAGCTGCAGCTGAAGGCGAAACGTTCCTTCAAGATAACGCGCTACGTTCAGAAGTTACTGTTCTAGATTCAGGTCTACAATACGAAGTGATTACTGAAGGTACTGGTGAAATCCCATCAGCAGACAAATCTGTACGTGTTCACTACCACGGTGAGCTAGTAGACGGTACTGTATTTGACAGCTCTGTATCTCGCGGTCAGCCAGCTGAATTCCCTGTAACTGGCGTAATCAAAGGTTGGGTTGAAGCTCTACAATTGATGCCTGTTGGTTCTAAGTGGAAACTGTACATCCCACACGACCTTGCATATGGCGAGCGTGGCGCAGGTGCAGCGATTCCTCCATTCGCAGCTCTAGTATTCGAAGTAGAACTACTTGCTATTCTGTAA
- a CDS encoding LysM-like peptidoglycan-binding domain-containing protein — protein MNRRHKKKQQTDYLALIQTKWSAIDWQDYLNKAKSSWGQLPRFHQRALMVLVPIVFIITVIPFPNMAESGSSEPANKRVELDINTRGLSEQRETTDSSTNLNAWREYTVQKGDTLSQVFRVNNLPMADLNALVKIEGSDKPLSHIQQGQLIRFKMAEQGRLDILQLEKNGQSVMFFRLSEGGFGRSK, from the coding sequence ATGAATCGTCGACATAAGAAAAAGCAGCAGACAGATTATCTCGCACTGATTCAGACTAAGTGGAGTGCCATCGATTGGCAGGATTATCTAAATAAGGCGAAGTCTTCTTGGGGACAATTACCCAGATTTCACCAGCGAGCATTAATGGTGTTAGTGCCCATAGTGTTCATTATTACGGTTATCCCATTTCCCAATATGGCGGAATCGGGTTCCAGTGAACCAGCTAATAAGCGAGTTGAGTTAGACATCAATACGCGAGGTCTTAGTGAGCAGAGAGAAACAACTGACTCTTCGACCAACTTGAATGCCTGGCGCGAATACACCGTTCAGAAAGGCGATACGCTTTCTCAGGTATTCCGAGTCAACAATCTACCTATGGCGGACTTAAATGCTTTAGTGAAGATCGAAGGTTCAGATAAGCCCTTAAGCCATATTCAGCAAGGTCAGCTCATTCGCTTTAAAATGGCAGAGCAAGGAAGGTTAGATATCCTTCAGTTGGAAAAAAATGGTCAATCCGTGATGTTTTTCCGGCTTTCAGAAGGCGGTTTTGGCCGTAGTAAATAA
- a CDS encoding DMT family transporter gives MSAYSVALVALILGNLAASLSDVSVKMLNGNVSPFQYMFVRQLVSLLIILPLWLRQPRQQRQLSNIKTTALRAHLVLIGSGCMLVAITYLPLATANAVFYAAPILMLPLSMWLLKEKPTNNKILATLFGFCGVLIVLRPEHFHWAAGFALVTAFTLALFNILAKRIPAQQTVVTTLMWTSMFSLPIAAILASSNWQPMTFGQAGWIAFSALLILSYNGLAVFAYQKAAANQIALAEYSGLLFVVFFGVIWFDEIPDALTWLGIGMIVLPLLPKIKIFGKRDKKKTYQCQ, from the coding sequence ATGTCAGCTTACTCAGTTGCTTTAGTTGCACTTATTCTTGGCAATCTTGCAGCATCGCTTTCTGACGTTTCAGTAAAAATGCTTAATGGTAATGTATCGCCATTCCAATATATGTTTGTACGCCAATTAGTTTCACTGCTCATCATATTGCCACTTTGGCTTAGGCAACCTCGTCAACAAAGACAGCTATCGAATATAAAAACAACGGCACTGCGTGCTCATCTGGTACTGATTGGTAGTGGCTGTATGTTAGTGGCTATCACCTATTTGCCTCTGGCGACGGCGAATGCAGTTTTCTATGCCGCACCAATCTTAATGTTGCCGCTTTCCATGTGGTTACTAAAAGAAAAGCCCACTAATAATAAAATATTGGCGACGTTGTTTGGTTTCTGTGGCGTACTGATTGTATTGCGTCCGGAACATTTTCATTGGGCTGCGGGGTTTGCTTTGGTGACCGCATTTACGTTGGCTCTGTTTAATATTTTAGCCAAACGTATTCCTGCTCAACAAACCGTTGTCACGACATTAATGTGGACCAGCATGTTTTCACTCCCCATAGCCGCGATACTCGCTTCATCCAACTGGCAGCCAATGACGTTCGGTCAAGCTGGCTGGATCGCGTTCAGCGCTTTACTAATTTTGTCATACAATGGATTAGCTGTATTTGCGTATCAGAAAGCGGCAGCAAACCAGATTGCTCTGGCTGAATACTCTGGTTTACTGTTCGTCGTGTTCTTTGGTGTTATCTGGTTCGATGAAATACCCGATGCACTAACATGGTTGGGAATAGGGATGATAGTGTTGCCGCTGCTTCCTAAAATAAAAATATTTGGAAAACGCGACAAGAAAAAAACATATCAGTGCCAGTAA
- a CDS encoding GNAT family N-acetyltransferase yields MLNWQCLSFSELTTTQLYELLKLRVDVFVVEQTCPYPELDNKDRIDGVFHLLGYQGQELVACARLLPKGVSHATISIGRVVTKKNARGSGLGHRLMTQALQECQQRWPNEEIQISAQQHLTDFYLQHGFVQTSEMYLEDDIPHIEMKRDL; encoded by the coding sequence ATGCTCAATTGGCAGTGCCTTTCGTTTTCAGAACTCACCACCACGCAACTTTATGAATTACTTAAATTACGTGTCGATGTGTTTGTTGTAGAGCAGACTTGTCCATATCCCGAACTGGATAACAAAGATAGAATTGATGGTGTTTTTCACCTGCTTGGGTACCAAGGACAGGAACTGGTTGCTTGTGCGCGCTTATTACCGAAAGGCGTTAGTCACGCCACGATAAGTATCGGCCGAGTTGTGACCAAAAAAAATGCACGTGGTAGCGGTTTAGGTCACCGACTCATGACACAAGCTCTGCAAGAGTGCCAGCAACGCTGGCCAAATGAAGAGATACAAATCAGTGCTCAGCAACATTTAACCGATTTTTATCTCCAACATGGCTTTGTACAAACGTCCGAAATGTATTTAGAAGATGATATCCCGCACATTGAAATGAAGCGTGACCTTTGA
- the dbpA gene encoding ATP-dependent RNA helicase DbpA, translating into MSLKDVPLSDTSFSALDLKPELLSNLDTIGFTKMTPIQAQSLPAILKGQDVIGQGKTGSGKTAAFGLGVLQNLDVKRFRVQALVLCPTRELADQVATDIRTLARAIHNIKVLTLCGGMPMGPQIGSLEHGAHILVGTPGRILDHLGKGRIDLSEMNTLVLDEADRMLDMGFQDALEAIIDEAPIQRQTLLFSATYPASIQQIAQRVTKDALMIKVAAALDTSSIKQYFYKVEGSEARDEALETLLLKHQPESAVVFCNTKREVQHVADELHHHGFSVIELHGDMEQRERDQALVQFSNKSISILVATDVAARGLDVDNLDAVFNFELSRDPEVHVHRIGRTGRAGSKGLAFSFFSDKEMHRVAQIDEYMDIAIEPSPLPEKPAGATPYQSSMVTIQIDGGKKQKVRAGDILGALTSDGEIAGSRIGKINLSAMRSYVAVEKSIAKKALNKLLNGKMKGRQFRARFIK; encoded by the coding sequence ATGAGCCTAAAGGACGTCCCCTTGAGTGATACTTCATTTTCGGCTTTAGATTTAAAGCCAGAATTGCTTTCTAACCTTGATACTATCGGTTTTACCAAAATGACTCCGATACAAGCACAATCGTTGCCAGCGATTCTTAAAGGACAGGATGTCATTGGCCAGGGTAAAACCGGTTCAGGTAAAACTGCCGCTTTTGGTCTAGGTGTTTTGCAAAACTTGGACGTGAAACGTTTTCGTGTACAAGCCCTTGTTTTGTGTCCAACACGCGAATTGGCGGATCAGGTAGCGACAGATATTCGAACATTAGCTCGTGCTATTCACAATATTAAAGTGCTCACTCTTTGTGGTGGTATGCCTATGGGGCCTCAAATTGGTTCTTTAGAGCACGGTGCGCATATACTGGTAGGTACTCCGGGCCGGATACTCGATCACTTGGGTAAAGGACGTATTGATCTGAGTGAGATGAATACATTAGTTCTGGATGAAGCCGACCGTATGCTGGATATGGGATTTCAAGATGCGCTCGAAGCCATTATTGATGAGGCACCAATACAGCGTCAGACGCTATTATTTAGCGCGACTTACCCTGCATCAATTCAGCAGATAGCTCAGCGCGTAACAAAAGATGCGTTGATGATTAAAGTGGCAGCGGCTCTCGATACTTCCAGTATTAAGCAGTACTTCTACAAAGTAGAAGGCAGTGAAGCGCGTGATGAAGCACTAGAAACCTTGTTGCTGAAACATCAACCTGAGTCTGCCGTTGTATTTTGCAACACTAAGCGAGAAGTTCAGCATGTGGCTGACGAACTCCATCACCATGGGTTCAGCGTGATTGAATTGCATGGCGATATGGAACAGCGTGAACGAGATCAGGCATTGGTTCAGTTTTCTAACAAGAGTATTTCTATTCTGGTGGCAACCGATGTAGCCGCTCGTGGCTTAGACGTAGATAACCTTGATGCGGTATTTAATTTTGAGTTATCACGGGATCCAGAAGTGCACGTTCATCGTATAGGTCGAACCGGTCGCGCTGGCAGTAAAGGTTTAGCGTTCAGCTTTTTTAGTGACAAAGAAATGCACCGCGTCGCGCAAATCGATGAGTACATGGACATAGCTATAGAGCCTTCGCCTCTGCCCGAAAAGCCAGCAGGTGCTACTCCTTATCAATCATCAATGGTAACGATTCAAATTGATGGTGGTAAGAAGCAAAAAGTACGCGCGGGCGACATTCTGGGCGCTCTCACTTCTGATGGTGAAATTGCCGGCAGCCGTATCGGTAAAATTAACTTATCCGCAATGCGTTCATACGTCGCTGTAGAAAAGAGCATTGCTAAAAAGGCGCTCAATAAGTTGTTAAACGGTAAGATGAAAGGGCGTCAGTTCCGCGCTCGTTTTATAAAATAG
- a CDS encoding Crp/Fnr family transcriptional regulator, producing the protein MYDNFIKQMLEYGFSSEEAHQLFEVSSPLELPTRHILVNQGQMASHLYFVSHGICHASYLTEEGKTFSKEFYWEQDWIIGFESLIKQTPYPYLLETLSPVTLLCLPIMYLNQWRETSHPLYIKLLETQLMHKENKERFMLLYRPEQRYQIMCQQFPDLMKRLSDSHIAAYLGITPISLSRIKARIRDA; encoded by the coding sequence ATCTACGATAATTTTATAAAACAAATGCTGGAATACGGTTTCAGTAGTGAAGAAGCGCACCAGTTATTTGAAGTCTCATCACCGCTTGAGCTGCCTACTCGTCACATTCTGGTCAATCAAGGACAAATGGCCAGCCATCTTTATTTTGTCAGTCACGGAATTTGTCACGCCAGCTATCTCACAGAAGAGGGCAAAACGTTCAGTAAAGAATTTTATTGGGAACAGGACTGGATCATTGGATTTGAAAGCTTAATAAAACAAACGCCATACCCATATTTGCTTGAAACACTCAGCCCAGTCACTCTGCTATGCCTGCCAATAATGTACCTGAACCAGTGGAGAGAGACTTCGCATCCGCTTTATATCAAGTTACTAGAAACTCAATTGATGCATAAGGAGAACAAAGAAAGGTTTATGTTGTTGTATCGCCCTGAACAGCGCTATCAAATTATGTGTCAGCAGTTTCCTGACTTAATGAAGCGGCTCAGTGATAGTCATATAGCCGCCTATTTAGGGATAACCCCTATTAGTTTAAGCCGTATCAAAGCGCGCATAAGGGATGCTTAG
- the cpdB gene encoding 2',3'-cyclic-nucleotide 2'-phosphodiesterase, producing the protein MAGPSMADTIKLRIIETTDIHTNVMDYDYYKDKPSEQIGLTRAATLVKQAREEATNSILVDNGDLIQGSPMGDYMAAKGIKAGEVHPVYKAMNQLSYDVGNIGNHEFNYGLDFLQETINDAKFPYVNANVYNASTGEHLFQPYIIKTHTFKDTDGKAHEVKVGYIGFVPPQIMVWDKKNLDGRVIARDIKKTAEKLIPEMKAKGADVIVAIPHSGISTEEYQSGAENSVYYLTKVAGIDAIAFGHSHAVFPSKEFAKVAGADIEKGTINGVTAVMPGRWGSHVGVMDLTLEQKDGKWAVANGQSEARPIFDKASKKALVEADAGIVKALEADHKGTREFVNQPIGKSNDVMYSFLALVQDDPTVQIVSLAQKDYVERFIQGDPNLDGLPVLSAAAPFKAGGRKNDPSNFTEVESGELTFRNAADLYLYPNTLVTLKVSGKEVKEWLECSAGQFKQIDVNSSEPQSLIDWDGFRTYNFDVIDGVNYQIDITKPAKYDGDCKVINPDSQRIVNLTYKGKPIDTAQTFLIATNNYRAYSNKFPGTGSDFIAFDSPDENRTVVADYIARVSKEQGEVTPSADNNWSFAPIKSQTKLDIRFETSPSEKAAKFIKDKGQYPMELIGTDDVGFGIYRIDLQK; encoded by the coding sequence ATGGCCGGTCCCTCTATGGCGGATACGATCAAACTACGTATTATCGAGACAACTGATATTCACACTAACGTGATGGATTATGACTATTACAAAGACAAGCCATCAGAACAAATTGGTTTGACTCGTGCAGCAACGTTAGTAAAACAAGCACGCGAAGAAGCAACCAACAGTATTCTGGTTGATAACGGTGACTTGATCCAAGGTAGCCCAATGGGTGACTACATGGCAGCGAAAGGTATTAAAGCTGGCGAAGTTCACCCTGTCTACAAAGCAATGAACCAACTCTCTTACGATGTAGGTAACATTGGTAACCACGAATTTAACTATGGTTTGGATTTCCTCCAAGAAACCATCAACGATGCTAAGTTCCCTTACGTCAACGCCAACGTTTACAACGCATCAACTGGTGAGCACCTATTCCAGCCTTACATCATTAAAACGCACACCTTCAAAGATACTGACGGTAAAGCACACGAAGTTAAAGTCGGTTACATCGGTTTCGTTCCACCACAAATCATGGTGTGGGATAAGAAGAACCTTGATGGCCGTGTGATTGCCCGCGACATTAAGAAGACAGCTGAAAAGCTGATCCCAGAAATGAAAGCGAAAGGCGCTGACGTCATTGTGGCGATTCCACACTCTGGTATCTCAACCGAAGAGTATCAATCAGGTGCGGAAAACTCGGTTTACTACTTAACAAAAGTAGCAGGCATTGACGCTATTGCATTCGGTCACTCGCACGCGGTATTCCCAAGTAAAGAATTTGCAAAAGTTGCTGGTGCAGACATTGAGAAAGGCACCATCAATGGCGTGACAGCCGTTATGCCGGGACGTTGGGGCAGCCACGTTGGGGTAATGGATCTGACTCTGGAGCAAAAAGATGGCAAATGGGCAGTAGCCAATGGTCAATCTGAAGCTCGTCCAATCTTTGATAAAGCGAGCAAGAAAGCTCTGGTTGAAGCGGATGCGGGGATCGTAAAAGCCCTTGAAGCAGACCATAAAGGCACTCGTGAGTTCGTTAACCAACCGATTGGTAAATCGAATGACGTGATGTACAGCTTCCTAGCGTTAGTACAAGATGACCCAACAGTTCAAATCGTAAGCTTGGCACAAAAAGATTACGTAGAACGCTTTATTCAAGGCGATCCAAACCTAGACGGTTTGCCAGTGCTTTCAGCAGCTGCGCCGTTCAAAGCGGGCGGTCGTAAGAATGACCCATCAAACTTTACTGAAGTAGAATCGGGTGAACTGACTTTCCGTAACGCAGCGGACTTATACCTATACCCTAATACACTAGTCACTTTGAAAGTGTCAGGTAAAGAAGTTAAAGAGTGGCTGGAATGTTCAGCGGGTCAGTTTAAACAAATTGATGTGAACTCTAGCGAGCCGCAATCGCTAATCGACTGGGATGGCTTCCGCACTTATAACTTCGATGTTATCGATGGCGTAAACTACCAAATCGATATAACTAAACCAGCGAAGTACGACGGCGACTGTAAAGTTATCAATCCTGATTCTCAGCGTATTGTTAACCTGACTTACAAAGGTAAGCCAATTGATACTGCGCAGACGTTCCTGATTGCGACTAACAACTACCGTGCATACAGCAACAAGTTCCCAGGAACAGGTTCAGATTTCATCGCGTTTGATTCACCAGATGAAAACCGTACTGTAGTCGCAGATTACATTGCTCGCGTAAGCAAAGAGCAAGGTGAAGTGACACCAAGTGCAGACAATAACTGGTCATTTGCGCCAATTAAGTCTCAGACCAAACTGGATATTCGCTTCGAAACGTCACCAAGTGAAAAAGCAGCGAAGTTCATCAAAGATAAAGGTCAGTACCCAATGGAACTGATAGGAACGGATGATGTAGGTTTCGGTATTTACCGCATAGACCTACAAAAATAA
- the cobA gene encoding uroporphyrinogen-III C-methyltransferase — translation MAGSENVSTLPKQKKTRLVAVDGAAPESKWTSLSRSQLQAGEVALVGAGPGDPELLTIKALNLLQQADVVLYDYLVSDDIMALVPTDTILVCVGKRAGHHSVPQEKTNQLLVDFAKQGHRVVRIKGGDPFMFGRGGEELEVLFDAGIKFQVIPGITAAAGATAYAGIPLTHRDFAQSALFVTGHLKAEAADMDWSTLARGNQTLVIYMGLMKSSTIAQQLIEHGRNASTPIAIIERGTQSSQKVFRGQLSELPQLAAHAESPSLIVIGEVVALADKLQWFNDSSTRQEQYQYA, via the coding sequence ATGGCTGGCTCAGAAAACGTTTCAACGCTGCCAAAGCAGAAAAAAACACGCTTAGTCGCTGTTGATGGCGCTGCACCAGAAAGCAAATGGACGAGTCTTTCTCGCAGCCAGCTTCAGGCGGGTGAAGTTGCATTAGTCGGAGCAGGACCGGGAGACCCAGAACTGCTGACGATTAAAGCGCTTAACTTGCTGCAACAGGCGGATGTGGTTTTGTACGACTACCTCGTCTCTGACGACATCATGGCTCTCGTTCCAACGGACACTATTTTGGTTTGTGTCGGTAAGCGAGCAGGTCACCACAGCGTTCCTCAGGAAAAAACCAATCAACTGTTAGTGGATTTTGCTAAGCAAGGTCATCGAGTGGTTCGCATTAAAGGTGGTGATCCATTTATGTTTGGTCGTGGTGGTGAAGAGCTGGAAGTGTTGTTTGACGCGGGTATCAAGTTTCAGGTCATTCCGGGAATTACCGCAGCAGCAGGGGCGACCGCTTATGCTGGTATACCTCTCACTCACCGTGATTTTGCTCAGTCTGCTCTGTTTGTCACTGGTCACCTCAAAGCTGAAGCGGCGGACATGGACTGGTCTACGCTGGCGCGTGGTAATCAGACTTTAGTGATTTATATGGGTTTGATGAAATCGAGCACCATCGCTCAGCAGCTTATCGAGCATGGACGAAATGCATCAACACCGATTGCGATTATTGAACGTGGTACTCAGTCATCCCAGAAGGTGTTCCGTGGTCAGCTTAGTGAATTACCCCAGCTTGCCGCTCATGCCGAGTCTCCGTCATTGATTGTTATTGGTGAAGTAGTGGCCTTGGCAGACAAACTTCAATGGTTCAACGACAGCTCAACACGTCAAGAACAGTATCAATACGCATAA
- the cysD gene encoding sulfate adenylyltransferase subunit CysD — MDQQRLTHLKQLEAESIHIIREVAAEFANPVMMYSIGKDSSVMLHLARKAFYPGKIPFPLLHVDTDWKFRDMIAFRDATAKKYGFELLVHKNPEGIEMGISPFVHGSSKHTDIMKTQGLKQALNKYGFDAAFGGARRDEEKSRAKERVYSFRDKNHTWDPKNQRPELWKTYNGQINKGESIRVFPLSNWTELDIWQYIYLENIEIVPLYLAAVRPVVERDGMLIMVDDERMEIQPHEEVQHKSVRFRTLGCYPLTGAIESEANTLTEIIEEMLVATSSERQGRAIDHDQSGSMELKKRQGYF, encoded by the coding sequence ATGGATCAACAACGCTTAACCCATTTAAAACAGCTTGAGGCCGAAAGCATTCACATTATTCGTGAAGTTGCTGCGGAGTTTGCAAACCCAGTGATGATGTATTCCATCGGTAAAGACTCATCCGTGATGCTTCATTTGGCACGTAAAGCGTTTTATCCGGGCAAAATCCCATTCCCTCTTCTCCATGTTGATACTGACTGGAAATTTCGCGACATGATCGCGTTCCGTGATGCGACAGCGAAAAAGTATGGTTTTGAGCTTTTGGTACATAAGAACCCAGAAGGTATTGAAATGGGCATCAGCCCGTTTGTTCACGGTTCTTCAAAACATACCGACATCATGAAAACTCAGGGCTTAAAACAAGCATTAAACAAGTACGGCTTTGACGCCGCATTTGGTGGTGCTCGCCGTGATGAAGAGAAGTCTCGCGCAAAAGAGCGTGTGTATTCGTTCCGCGATAAGAACCATACCTGGGACCCTAAAAATCAGCGCCCAGAGTTGTGGAAAACCTATAACGGTCAGATTAACAAAGGCGAGAGCATCCGTGTGTTCCCGCTTTCAAACTGGACTGAGCTGGATATCTGGCAATACATCTATCTGGAAAATATCGAAATCGTTCCACTGTATCTCGCTGCGGTTCGCCCAGTCGTGGAAAGAGACGGCATGCTGATCATGGTGGATGACGAGCGTATGGAAATCCAGCCTCATGAAGAAGTTCAACATAAGAGTGTTCGATTCCGTACTTTAGGTTGTTACCCACTAACAGGGGCTATCGAATCAGAAGCCAACACGTTGACTGAGATCATCGAAGAGATGTTAGTGGCTACGTCGAGTGAACGTCAGGGACGTGCGATCGACCATGATCAGTCTGGATCAATGGAATTGAAAAAACGCCAAGGTTATTTCTAA